GAGTACATAGAACATGTAGCGAAAAAGAATCAATACTTTACTACGGATCGCATAGAGGTCGTCTATTGCGCAGGGAGAATTATACAGGCCCGGCATATTGGAATTGCTGATAAGAGGATTATATACGTAGTTGGTATTTCCCTTGTCCACATCAGTGCCTATGAGATTGGAAAATGTAATATTCATTccgcttctttcttttgtacaACATCACGTGTGAAATaatgacatgaaaaaaataaatcaagagaCAAAATGCTGACGGAAGTAGGCtatagctattttttttttcattaggTATAACACTAATTGCATGTTAATGACCGATGAGAAAGCACAATCAACTGTTAAAGGCggcttattaaaaaaaaaaatattatcagttttcttctttttctttttttaacgaagAAATTTCCTGGAACTGTTTACCTTTCTGACCCCGGATGTTACCATCGTTATATAAAtcttagaagaaaaaaaaggctgccAGAGGCCATCCCCCCCGGTATAACTTTTGTATAACTTTTTACCCAGCAAAGAGTCGTGACACATTTATACTTTTTGGTGGGTTACCGTTTAACGTTACGATCGAAGTTCAACTAAATATTTGTAATAATAGTAAATACACAAAGTTCAATATTATACGAACGTTACCCGACACAATCACAGACGCTCGCGGTTACATAACGTTAATGTACGAAGTGTCAAAGTGAGCAGAGTCTAACAAGTTAAATATAGTTCGGCCCTGGGTTATATAGAATTCGTACCGTAGTATAGAGGGACACAGGTCAGACAGTTAACAAATCGACATGTCGGTCCGTCTACCTAAACTAGGCCAACcctgaaaacgaaaaagaaatgaactttAGAAGAacagaggagaaaaaataaaacatgaataaTTTATTGTGGTGTCGAGTGATACATAAATATTTCATGAATCAAGGTGGGGTCCGCGTCACTCAAGTGTCAAATgcccggtaaaaaaaaaacgctaaGTAAAAACCGTTGTTTCGCACGGTAAGAGCGTAAgagcaaaaaaatgaaaacctttcatttcattctcgAGATTATTATACCGCTGTACACTTGACGACAAAAACTTAAATGTCTCGATATCGAACCGAACCGACTGGTTCGAATTTTTCCACTCGACGACCGCTGAATGTAATTCACGTCACGTGCTGCTGTattcagccaaaaaaaaaaataccccagctcagctgctgctgtccaaCTCTGAAATGTCTCCCCAATTACGCAACTATGCTGATCGCATTCTTTTATAGTGcaagtaaaaagagaaaactcgGAACGTAGTACAGTCAACGAACGATTACTTAATGTGGAATTTTGTTCGCATTTGTACACGACAAGTCAAGACGGAGAACGGGGGCCTTAGCATTCTGAGATAACATATAGAACTTAATCTCTTTTGGATATTATACACCCATGTTTTGTTATGCGTAGTTGGGTCTGATTGCGAAACGCAGTGAAACCTACAGCATCATTTTGGGAACTTATCATCAGTGGctcctatctttttttttttaccctagAGTTAaagatactaaaaaaaaattgcccgaaaaaaaattaaagttaagtTATTCAGAAataccgaaaaaaaattctaagatACAAGATattatctgaaaaaaaaagtaaagataaGTTATTTCCGAATTTTTATGGTGggaaaaagataagataaattaagataagataaaagttattttttagtcaaaaaaaaaggaaaagaacatttgagttgataaattgttgaatttctgCATTGTATTGCATGACAAGTCTTACTTTTAGTTTACACAACAATGACAGCATCACGTAAACCAACTTTAAGCCCTGCGTTGCACTTGATAAGCATCAAGTTGACGAAGAGATCTGGTTTCATGGCTGCGCGTTTTGCTGTTAAAATATCCGAAGCCACACTGAAAGCTCGTTCAACAGATCCTGATGATGCTGCAACGCTAACAACATCTCTGCCGATTTCACTTAGTATTGGAAAACGACAGTGATTAGATTTCCAATACTCGAGGGGCTTAGTGACGCAAAGGTCACCGTCGGGATCCATTAAATTTACTGGAACTTCCATAGCTACGATGGGTTCTTTTAAATAAGTCCCCAACTCATCCAATACTTTGGCCGGGCGCTGAAAGCATTTCGCTGAAAGCATGGCTGAAAGTAGTCTGCTACGTCCTGAACTCCTGATGAGTCAGCTGTCAGGCCTTggccttaaaaaaatttctaattttatccCTAAAGTATCATttttttaccgctagatgggaTCTCAAGTATCTTATCTTTTAGGGCCAAATAATACCATTATTTTCATACCCTAAAGTTaaaaatactttattttaactgaattttacACAAGATAAAAGATACCAAAAAGATACCAAAAATATCTTATCTTAACTTATCTTAACTTACCTTTTACAAAAGATAGGAGCCACTGCTTATCATCGAGTTGAAATCGATATTTTGGCACAACTTCTgtgtgtttttggtttttggttggACTGGACGAACCTGAAACAAAATCACATTTCGGGATCAGTCTAAATGAAATAGAGTAGCCTACTTTCTCGCTAAATACCGACAAGGTTAtaagcttttttatttcgacaaAAGATATTAGGATAGCCCAAGAATTGCTACAAGGTCCACCGAAAGAAAAGACAGTGACTTGTCGAATTTTAAGTGATGCAATGCACGTATTATATTCGTTTCCAGACGGTCGTGTGCAGCACGAAtacttttttgtcttgtcttcCAAAATAACTGGACCAATTTTACACACTTTTCTGTGACGAATTCACGCCCTGCATACGACTGGGCgacctctaaaaaaaaagaagaaaatgcgacaacccccaccaaaaaaagttgttctATAGGCAGGTTCCGCAACTTCACAGGGACCAAATTCCACGCTCCTTCACTTTCTACGCGCCTTGCATCGAGATCTGGCGAGCTCGCGTCAAAAATGTATTCAAGTTACGtttgaaaataagaataaaagatttgaaaGATAGAACTTGTTTTCGAACttggaaaaaagtgaaagaagaCGTCCCCAAATAAAACCGGCTGTGATCATCTATTGCCTCGGCAAAATACACCCTAGCCAACGCCCAACTCTAAATTTATCTTTCCATACGTCTACTACTGGGTCCGATATGTCATCGGGGACTCTTTTAAAGTTTGATGAATCGATTAacgcaacaaaaaatacaatcatttttttttctcgcttttACACATATATTTTTATCTAAATGTGAAAATGGATAGGTGTATCAATATATAGCGTGAGCGTGATTATATAAATTACAGTAAAAATGTGAGTTGTTTGTAAATGCAAGCGCATGTGTCACATGTTATGTAACACACCATTGCGGCTATATAAATGCCTGAACAAGGTTTGTATACAATAATAGGATTAACAATGCGAACACGCTAGAAATTTTCCTACgatgaattgtttgttttttaaacgacCGTTGGGCAATCATTTATATAGTTTACTGCGGTTTGTAGAACCATTGGCGATAAGCCAGGGGAGTGACCACTGTTTTAGCGGTGGCCAAGGGTTCGCTTCTGGAATAAGTGGCAGAAGTTCTGGGCGTTTCAACTACAGCCGGATCGCTGTTCTCCGACCTGGCGTATCCGAGATTGTATCCAGGTGCACGGACCCAACCGGATTTTCTCACAGTGACAACTGGGGCAGACGAGGTCTTTTCGAAAACGATGGGCGAGTACTTTGTCGTCGTTTCTACTACAACCGCTACGACTGGTTTAACGTATTTCGACTCGGTTTTGGGTGTTTCAACCGTTTCAACGACTGCGGGAGCGGAGATTTCAGTCTTGACGACATTGTATGTTACCGCGGGTTTTGGGGCTTCAGTGGTGACTGCTGGCTTGTAGACCGGCCCTGGAATCTGGATGTAATTCGATTTGATGTAGGCCGCTGCTGTCGGAACGTAAGTGGGCTTGACGTAGGCCTCGGTTGTGCTGTAAACGACGGGGACGGAGTCCAGCACTTTAACTGTTGTGACTTCTTCATCAGCTTGATGATTGGTGCtgctttcctcctcttctttttcttcttcttcgttttcttcggATGAAGACTCGTTAGaacctccttcttctttctcttcttctttgccctgtgaatttgacattttaataccaaacgaaatgaaatgggTTGAATGTTACTTACTTCGGTCTcggattcttcttctccttcagtTTCAACCTTGGCTTCAGCTTCAGCATCAACATCAGCTTCAGCTTCAGGGACGTCAGTGACAGCTACATCGACATCGGTTTT
This region of Daphnia pulex isolate KAP4 chromosome 9, ASM2113471v1 genomic DNA includes:
- the LOC124203144 gene encoding histone H3.v1-like, with amino-acid sequence MKIWLFAVVLAFAVAAASAAAVSEVAAGKYLAKDKTDVDVAVTDVPEAEADVDAEAEAKVETEGEEESETEGKEEEKEEGGSNESSSEENEEEEKEEEESSTNHQADEEVTTVKVLDSVPVVYSTTEAYVKPTYVPTAAAYIKSNYIQIPGPVYKPAVTTEAPKPAVTYNVVKTEISAPAVVETVETPKTESKYVKPVVAVVVETTTKYSPIVFEKTSSAPVVTVRKSGWVRAPGYNLGYARSENSDPAVVETPRTSATYSRSEPLATAKTVVTPLAYRQWFYKPQ